From the genome of Bremerella sp. JC817:
ATGACCGATGTCACTGCCAGGCCGGCCGCTTCCGGAGAAACGTCCAGTTGCCCTGGCTGATCTAGTTCGGCTGGAGTCGAGGTCACCGAAGTGGCCAGCGGTGTTGGATAGAAGGGATCGAAGCCCTCGCTATTGAGGGTTCCTGGTTCCATCCATGGATCCGCGGCGATCTGCTCGTTGACCTCTTTCCAGTTGCTCTTGGCGGTGCCGGAGGACGCAGCGACTGACGGACTGGCCGTCTTCAATGCGCCTGGCTGGGGAACCACCAGCGGCTCGACCTTCTCAGGCGTCGCGACACTATTCGAGGTGCCCACCCACTTTTGAATCAGCGGATACCAGAACCAGATGGCAACAGCCAGCAAGCCACCAAGGACGGCAGCTTTGCCCGGGTTCCGCTTGATTTCTTTGGTAAGTTGGGTGGTTACGTTCTTAAATTTCACGGTTCGGTCGAGACACCAGGGGGTCTCGTCTTTCGTGTTATCGGTTTACGGAATAGTCTTCCTAATGCGAATTCTTTACCGAGACCATAAAAGCCTCAAATTCTACCTCGCACGATAGCTCGTGGTTGGTGTCGTCGCTCGGTGCTAGCTCAATGCGTTCGACCCAGATTTGCTGCGGCATGGTTTCGATGCGGCGAATCAAGTCGTGAATCTCTTGGAATGTTCCTTTGCAGCCGAGTCGAACCGGAATACGCTGCAGGGCCTGCATCGATTCGATTTGGCCTGGTTCCAGGCGTAATGAGTCGGCGCCCGATTGTTTGGCTTGAGTCGAGACCTCGCCCAGAAGCTGGCTGAGTTCAAAGTTCACATTCTCGACCTCTGGCCATGTCGACGAGAACGCTTGCACCTCTTCCACTTCGGCCTGGTACTTATCGATTTGGGCTAGCAGTGATTGCTCTTGGCCGACCAGCGATAGCTTCAGGTTCAAGGCATCGCGTTTGGCCGAGATCGAACGGCTGATCGGTAAATAGACCAGCACGGCAAACGCTGCCACAAGACAAAGGCCAGCTACCAGCCAGGGTGTCGAACTCTTCGGCATCTGCATGACTAGAGGGCTCCTTCCGACGAGTTAGCGGTACTGAGAGCCTGGCCCAGCAAGTGTTCGAAGGCGGCGAAATGGCCACGCTTGATCCGCACATGAGCGGTGAAGGTCGACGACTCGCTGCCATCAGGGTTTTGTTGCGGATCGATCGATTCGATCTTGGCCGACTCGACCACTTCCGACTGGTGGAGATCGGCCAGAAATTGATAAAGCAGCGACGAGTCGCGGGTTGTTCCTTCCAGTTCGATCGAACATCGTTCGTTGCGAAGTTCCGTGATCAGCTTCTCGAGATCCCCCTTCAGTGGATCTCCTTTCGGCTCGACCGATCCTTTTTCCTTTGCTCCCCGAACAACCGGCGGGCCGGTCTGCTGGGTCGTCAATTGAATGCGAGTCAGCACGATATCGGCTGGCAGCGGATTGGTGATCGAGGCAATCACTTGCGACTTCGGATACGGGTGATCCATAAACGCGAGCAGGTTGGCATGATGTCGCAGTGCCGTAACTTCCGCCCGCTTGCGATCAACTTCCTGCATCAATTGCGAGATCCGTTCATGCTGCTTGTCGAGCGAAGCGACCTGAACGTTCAGCGTGTGCAGTTTGGCGAGTTGGAAGATCACGACGGTAACCATCACGCCGACAACGACTGCAGCCAAAACCAGTCTCGAAATGTTGCTCGAACTGCGCGTCCGTTTTTCGCGATACTTCTTCGGCAGAAATTCAATTTCGTGCAGGGTCATTTGGCTGCTCCCACTTGGCGAGCCGCAAGCCCGACGGCGACGTCCCATTGGCTACGTCGTCCGAAGCTTTGCGTGGCCTCGTAGATGCGGAGTGGGTCGCCGAGTTCGGTTTCGATCCCCGAAAGGCGTTCGATTTCATTACGCAGGGACTCGGTTGCTTCGCCACCGCACAGCACCACACGCACCAGCGGTTTGCCACGGAACGTCACGCTGTGGTAGCGAATGCACATCGCCAGTTCGTTCTGCAAGCGTTCCAGTTCGTCGCGCATCGCGTTCAGCACGCTGCGTTCCACTTCGGGCGTTTGCTGGCCTCGGCGGCGATCGGCGTTGTGTTTGCGAAGGTTGATCGCATCGGTCAGGCTCATGTCGAGTTGCCGGGCGACTGCTTCATCGAAGTGGCGACCGCCGACATCGATGTACTTCACAAACAACACCTGGCCCCCTTGGGCGATGATCACCAACGTATTGGTATAGCCGACATGAATGTACAAAACGCGATTTTCGTCGTCCGCTTCACGGCGATATTGCCGCGTGAAAGAACGGAGGATCGCCATCGGTTCAACATCAACCGAAACTGGCCGGAACCCGCTTTTCTCGCATTGATCGAGGATTGCTTCCAGCTTTGGCCGATAGCAGGCCATGATGATCACTTCTCGCAGCAGTTGCTCGCCCTGGCGGATTTCTTCCGATTCGAGGAAGCGGATTTCGGCGTCGATCATCGAATAAGGGATACGGTCGGCGGCCTCTTGATGGACGATATTGGCCAGGGCTTTCGAGTCGCTCTTGCCGACGCGGATGTTATGTAAAAACAGGTCACGCTGGTGGATGCAGATGATGGCGTCGTGGCCACGGAAATTGCGGCCGATGCGGGCATTCTGAAGTGTTTGGCCTAGCGCGGACAAATAGCCTTCGAAGTCTTTCTCGGGCGAGATATCTTCAGGCAGGTCGACGACGGCAGCTTCCTGGACCGACTTATAGTCCTTCGAAAACTGCACCATCTTGATGCTCTTCGAACCGATGTCGATTCCGATCGGATTGTAGCGAAACAGTGGAAGCCGAATCATGGGTCGTGCCATTGCCGAGAGGTGTCTGCTCCCTGGCTGGCCGAAACATGTTCAACCTTCCAGGATCAAGACGAACCATCGGCACCGAGTATGTTAGGAGCCTGCGTCGTGAATTCACCGATGGTTGCCAGCCCAGTCACGGGGTTCACCGAGATCGGTAAATAGATTTCCTCGGTCCCTGCGATGGAGGAAAGCCAGATAAGTGTAGGTTCCTCTCGCGTGGTCTGACCGAGTGTGTCGAATTCAATCGTCGTGACTGCCTCCGGCGTCGATTCGTCTGTAACGATCGCAACGATTGAAACGCGTGTCCCGACCTGGGGAAATTCGTCCAGCGAGACGATGAGGGAGGTCGGATCGTCGGAAGGCTTTCGGAAGGGATTATCGGGCAGCGTGTCGAGCGTATTGTTCGCCCCGGTATGGGTCAGAACGTACTGGTTCTGTGCCTCGTTGAAGGTAAGGCGATAGGTCGAACTGTTGGAGATCGCCAACGACCGGGAGTAGTCGAGATCGGCGACGATAATCTGGGCCGCTCCTTGTAACTGGTCAGGGGCCGCTGCCCCGAACTGAGGGATGACCACGGCCGCCAGGATGCCGAGAATCGCCACCGTGATCAGCAGTTCGATCAACGTAAAGCCGGCTCGGCCAGGCCGAGTCGGTGCAGCGTATTTCAGGGTTAGCTTGGGCGTGGCCATCTTGTGCCTATTTGGCGGCGGTCACTTGGACCTTGAGTTTGCCAGACTTCAGTAGCTCGTTTTGTTCGCGCAGAAGTTGATTCGATTCCTGCAGCAGACGAATCATTTGCTCTCGCTGCTGAACCGGGTTAGCGAAGGGCTGACGTGGCTCGGGAGGAGCGGCATCGCTCTGCGAGTACCACCAGCCCACGGCCAGGCACAATACGTTGAAAGCAATCAGCATTTGCCAACGGTTTCGCGATTCGTTCATTTCGGTTCCTTTCAAAGAGGATTACTGGCCGCGATCGTCTTGCCAGCGGACCAGTTCCCAGACAAGTCCGACGTCGCCATCCCCGACCTGATAGATCGGCTGGCTTGGATCAAGCCATTGATACGTCGGGACTTCATCTGGCAGCTTGATTTTGACTTTATCGATCAGGCGGCCGACCCAATAATCATTGAGCCAACTGGCGAAGTTCGCCGACGTGTTGGTCTGCCCCACGGCATTCACGAAATTGATGAAGTAATAGTACGAATAGTAGGCCAACGACGACCAGTCCGATCCGGCTTCCAGCTTAAATTCGTCGGCGAAAACCTGGCCGGCGATTTGAACTTGTCCATTGCTGTACAGTGGTTCGACCTCGAAGTCGCCAAACGCGGCGATGGCCCCATCAATTTGTACCTGAGTGCTTTGAGCGGCGTCGATGTCGTCGTTCGCGATTAAAGCCGGCAACTGGTAACGGGTCTCGTCCCCGTCCAGTGCTGGCAGGTCGACCCCCTTCACCGTCACGTTCGAGCCGCGCAAATGGATATCACTTCCGTTGTACTGGGCGATCAGGGTTCCCTCGATGTTCACATTGTTCTGCAACGTAACCGAGCCCTGGACACGAAAGATGCCGAGTGGATTGGTATCGATGTCGGGTGATAGCGTTTCGTTCTGCAGCGAAGAACTGACCAGGGGAATCGTGTATTCCTTCCCACCCGGAAAGAGGCGGTAGCCAGTCCCGCCGGTGGTGTTGCTTGGTGCGCTTGCCGACGTGGCTTGATAGTTCGTCGTGCAGTTGAGCTGACGGTTGAGCGTCAGCGCGGTACTAATGTCGTTGCGATCACTCGACAACGTGACCTCGCCTGCCATCGGACGATAGTCCTCGGTGCTGGCCGCGGCCAGCAAGGCGATGTCTTCCAGGTACCGCGATCGTGCCGTGCCGGGTGGATTGTCGCCGATCCAGGTCAACACCGAACTGGTCGATCTTGCGTCGCCATCGACGTTCCAGGAATCGGCCTGCACTCCATTGATGTAGATCTTGAGCGAGTTATTACTAGAACTAAACGTAACCGTGAGCAGTATCCAACGGTTGGCGTAGATCTTTCCGTTGCTGGGGATCTTCTCGTATTGATTGCTGGTCGTCTTCAAACGAATGCGCGGGTAGGCTTTCGATCCACGAAGCGTTGTGCTTAGCATCCACCAATGGTCATTCGAGTCCGTGCCAATAGCTTTCGAGATGATTCGAGCATCTTCATTGGTTCCGGTCATGCTCGTTGGAGCAATCCAGGCATTGATCGTGAAGTCGGTATTGCTCGGCAAGTCGAACCCGCCGAGATCGATGCGTCCGGAAACACCATCCAGAAAGACGGCCTTATTGCCTCCTCCGACGTCGTAGCCTGGAACGACACCTCCGCGATACGTTCCGTGTCGTCCACCCACCGAGTCGATCGCAACGGTCGCCGTCGAATCGGACTCGTTAAATCGCCACCAGTGGCGGATACCATAAGACGACAGCACGCTGGCCATGTTCGAGCTGGACGAATTCCCAGTCTGGTTGATGGCATAAACTTCTAGCCCAGACATCGCGCGGTTATGAATGACAATTTCATCAATCAAGCCCGAAAATGGCCGGTTGGTCTTCTGCCAGTCTTCGCACAGGTTCAGCGTACCGTTGATGAACGACTTGCCATGCACGCGGTTAGGAAGTTCAAGGTAAGAATCGCCGGTGCCATAGCTATAAAGCGAATGGCCGGCCGCGGCCTGGTACGAACTGGGATTGGTTTGCAGCTTCCGCCGAACTAATTGAACGACGGCGCGAATCGTGGATTGAGATCGAACGGTGGGCGACGCCGGATCGAAGGCATACCCAGTCGAAATGACAGTCACGCGGAACGGCTTCTCGGCGTAGTCGGCATCCCCTGGTTGCAGCCAGGGATCCCCCGTTTCATACCGAATTTCATACGAACGGTGGCTGCCAAGGCTCATCGTCAGGTTGGCGCCGACCCCGGGCCAGTCCGACTCGTACATCTCGCGCACGCCAGCTGAAATGCCCGAGATCGCCGCCTGGCGGGCATCGGCCTGACGGCTCATATTGCTCTGAATTTGGTGCGTGGTCGATTGGACACGCATCATCGAATACGACAACGCCAACGTTACCGACAACAGTGCCAGAACGATCACGATGGCGAATCCATCACGCCGAATCTTCTTCAGTTGGAAGCGAGGGCTCGTCATTTGGTCACCTGGTGATAAATCGCCGAGGAACCATAGAACGGAACCGCTTCATCCTGCATCGCACCATGCTGGGCGATGTTATCGTCGGGGACCAGTTGAAACTCGAAGTAGCACCAGACCTGCCGGACGCCTGCCTTCGACGAATAGATGCTGGTGGCCCACGGCAAGTCTTCCCAATCGGAACTGCCGGCCCGGGCTTCGGCTATTTCGACATCGGAAGGAACCACACGCGTGCGGAACCGGAGCGTGCTGTAGTAATGCGTCTGATGCTGACCGGCTCGGACGAGATCGCTGATTTCGATCACGTCGGCATCGGTGTCGTCGATCAGGCTTTCAATGAGCGTTCGCCAGGAAGAATCGCTTCCTGCTGCTGGAGCGGAACCAGGATCGGTCCCCGCCCGAATTTCAAGCAAGCGGTTCGGTTGGTCTGGATCGACGGCGAAGATCAACATCTCGTCGATTTGAGGATAGTCGGAAGTCGCGAGCCCCTCTGGCGACCAGATGGCAACGGCCTGAGGGAAGTCGTAGATCGAATCGTAATAGCGAATCGGCACGATCCCTGGGAACTGTTCCGTCGCGTGCGCACTTTGCATCGCATGTTCGATTCGCTGCAGGATGATGCGAGCATGCTGCCCCACCAGGTTCTTTTCCTGCGAGTAGGCATTCGCCATCTGCACCGACATGGCCAGCGAGCCAAACGACAAGCAAATAATGCCCATCACCGCGGTGGCGACCAGTAGTTCCGCCAGCGACAAACCAGGCTTCGAGTTGTAACGACGCTTAGCCATGTGCGGGGATGTACGAGATGACACGTTCGCGCTGTACGATCTGCCGCCAGTTGCCATCCAGGTTTCGGCGAAAGACTCGGCAAATTAACACGCGGTAGTTGGTGGGGTGATTGTCGGCAACTTGGACGGAGTGGTTGTTCTCGCTGAGATAAGCGACTTCCACGGTGCACCGCCAGTTGGCCAAGAAGTTGCTGCGAGGTTGAAATCCCGCAGGAAGCGTGTCGCCACTCGTATCGCAGGTCGAAAGCGTCTTGCCATCGATCCGAACTGGCGGCGAAGCGGAGTATTCGTTGTAGTCGTCGGTGTCGTCGAAACGGGAACGGCCGGGGCCGACCCGTTCGTCGGCCGAAGCCGACAGCGACGTTTGATAGGGCTGCGAACGAAGAGCTGGATCGACCCAGCTTTGGCCTTGAATCTCGTCGAGCATCTGCCGCGCCATGCCATCGGCGATGGTGATTTCTTCCTGCTCTTCCACCGAAGAA
Proteins encoded in this window:
- the pilO gene encoding type 4a pilus biogenesis protein PilO, with protein sequence MQMPKSSTPWLVAGLCLVAAFAVLVYLPISRSISAKRDALNLKLSLVGQEQSLLAQIDKYQAEVEEVQAFSSTWPEVENVNFELSQLLGEVSTQAKQSGADSLRLEPGQIESMQALQRIPVRLGCKGTFQEIHDLIRRIETMPQQIWVERIELAPSDDTNHELSCEVEFEAFMVSVKNSH
- the pilM gene encoding pilus assembly protein PilM, producing the protein MIRLPLFRYNPIGIDIGSKSIKMVQFSKDYKSVQEAAVVDLPEDISPEKDFEGYLSALGQTLQNARIGRNFRGHDAIICIHQRDLFLHNIRVGKSDSKALANIVHQEAADRIPYSMIDAEIRFLESEEIRQGEQLLREVIIMACYRPKLEAILDQCEKSGFRPVSVDVEPMAILRSFTRQYRREADDENRVLYIHVGYTNTLVIIAQGGQVLFVKYIDVGGRHFDEAVARQLDMSLTDAINLRKHNADRRRGQQTPEVERSVLNAMRDELERLQNELAMCIRYHSVTFRGKPLVRVVLCGGEATESLRNEIERLSGIETELGDPLRIYEATQSFGRRSQWDVAVGLAARQVGAAK
- a CDS encoding prepilin-type N-terminal cleavage/methylation domain-containing protein; the encoded protein is MATPKLTLKYAAPTRPGRAGFTLIELLITVAILGILAAVVIPQFGAAAPDQLQGAAQIIVADLDYSRSLAISNSSTYRLTFNEAQNQYVLTHTGANNTLDTLPDNPFRKPSDDPTSLIVSLDEFPQVGTRVSIVAIVTDESTPEAVTTIEFDTLGQTTREEPTLIWLSSIAGTEEIYLPISVNPVTGLATIGEFTTQAPNILGADGSS
- a CDS encoding LamG domain-containing protein encodes the protein MTSPRFQLKKIRRDGFAIVIVLALLSVTLALSYSMMRVQSTTHQIQSNMSRQADARQAAISGISAGVREMYESDWPGVGANLTMSLGSHRSYEIRYETGDPWLQPGDADYAEKPFRVTVISTGYAFDPASPTVRSQSTIRAVVQLVRRKLQTNPSSYQAAAGHSLYSYGTGDSYLELPNRVHGKSFINGTLNLCEDWQKTNRPFSGLIDEIVIHNRAMSGLEVYAINQTGNSSSSNMASVLSSYGIRHWWRFNESDSTATVAIDSVGGRHGTYRGGVVPGYDVGGGNKAVFLDGVSGRIDLGGFDLPSNTDFTINAWIAPTSMTGTNEDARIISKAIGTDSNDHWWMLSTTLRGSKAYPRIRLKTTSNQYEKIPSNGKIYANRWILLTVTFSSSNNSLKIYINGVQADSWNVDGDARSTSSVLTWIGDNPPGTARSRYLEDIALLAAASTEDYRPMAGEVTLSSDRNDISTALTLNRQLNCTTNYQATSASAPSNTTGGTGYRLFPGGKEYTIPLVSSSLQNETLSPDIDTNPLGIFRVQGSVTLQNNVNIEGTLIAQYNGSDIHLRGSNVTVKGVDLPALDGDETRYQLPALIANDDIDAAQSTQVQIDGAIAAFGDFEVEPLYSNGQVQIAGQVFADEFKLEAGSDWSSLAYYSYYYFINFVNAVGQTNTSANFASWLNDYWVGRLIDKVKIKLPDEVPTYQWLDPSQPIYQVGDGDVGLVWELVRWQDDRGQ
- a CDS encoding type II secretion system protein translates to MSVVVANSMVRRHGFSLVEAVVAMSIVAIASSVLLLGVEATISSVEEQEEITIADGMARQMLDEIQGQSWVDPALRSQPYQTSLSASADERVGPGRSRFDDTDDYNEYSASPPVRIDGKTLSTCDTSGDTLPAGFQPRSNFLANWRCTVEVAYLSENNHSVQVADNHPTNYRVLICRVFRRNLDGNWRQIVQRERVISYIPAHG